Within the Solenopsis invicta isolate M01_SB chromosome 11, UNIL_Sinv_3.0, whole genome shotgun sequence genome, the region ttcgcgttcaatgttctccattttttttctttttccgttaTTAGTACAGATCACACGTTGACTCGGGGCACTCGCAAATTAATGCTTTACATGATTTCCAGTACCGCTGTATGTGCAGAGCGCGATATTGATCTCGTGCGAACTTTGCTTCAAAAAAGCGAGTTGTTATTTCCGGCCACTGATCAACTCGATCCAACAGAAtttggtcgtcgtcgtcgtacaagtaattatattaattcactGGAATTTCGTCGcatttaatatagtatgcattACGCCACTTCATATACGCACGATTCCATTTAGGTTCATCGTCGTTGTAGAACCATGAGTATACGTTTATCGCCAGTAATTCGGTGCACTTTCCATTACCAGCGGGAATTGTAATTTGCAGATAATCTTGGAAATAGGCATGGCGTTTAATTTCCTTTGCCACCTTGTATTTCTTTTCAACAGTTTTGCGAGCATTGTATACAATACGAGTATGTCCATATTCATTGCGATACATATCATATTCATcatcaaaattgttaaaagtgCACAAATATTTTAGTGTCCACGTATACACTTTTCTTCGCGCTGTAAATGACAAATCGCCACAAGGCACGTAGTCAATGCTAACACCCtgtctcacggcacgttcaTTGGTCCCGCGTATACCCAATTCTCTGTTGCGTAAGAAATTTACCACAGATACTTGTTGATCGTTTTTTTCCGGCACAGTTTCGAGAACTTCCAGGATATCTTCTACATCAAAGTCTACATCGGGCATTTCTCCGTCAAACTCCATTTTCATCAAATATATTGtctatatatttctacatattgGGCACATTTTGGTAGGAATGTACACATACATGGGTTGTCTGCAGTTGGAGCAGTAATCACCGTCAAGTCGCTCGAGAGAATCTGTACAGTGAGTTTGGATAGCGTTCATAGATCCTAGATCAATGTCATTGAGTTGAGTCATACAATATGCACACACAGATAGAGCTCCTCCAGTCGAATAGCAGAATTGAATAATGCAGTGTTTCGTGCGATCATCCAAAGCGCGTAATTCCACACTAGGTATAACTTTTACTACACGATTCTCACGATCTTCACTGATAACACTGTCTACACTACTGTCGTCAAAGTTCACTTGCAAATTATTCTCATTGTCTTCGTGACGATTGGCCATCTCTTTAACCGCCGATGATAGATTCGATACGCTTCAAAGACATCTACTGATGTCCGAGCGCTAattacatacgaggtgtgttcaaaaagtatcgcgaattttgaatttttgcgggttacgtatattcgaatttcgatctttttgtggcgttatgttggtactcatgtctctcacttatgccgacaagctcggccattttgaatgttcacttaattgttgacagctgctttgcttgcacgtgttttggatcgtcttcgatttttacctattcaaaaaaatggatcaaagaacctgtatcaaattttgtgtgaaaaacgaaattaagtgcgcggatgcattccgaatgttgactgtggcatacggagaagctaccttggaccgaagcaacgtttatcggtgatacaaaatgttctcagaaggccgagaagatgtgaacgacgaagagcgtgccggacgcccgagcacttcaacaacagacgaaaaaattaatgaagtggagaaaatggtattggccaatcgtcgaatcaccgttagagaagttgctgaggacctaaacatatcgattggctcgtgccattcgatttttatcaatgatttgggcatgagacgggtcgccgcgaaattcgtaccaaacgcccctgctcacacatcgttgcttgtgcgcgactttttggccaaaaacaacacactaatgatgccgcagccaccgtattccccagatctggccccctgtgactttttcttgttccctaaactgaagaggcccatgaaaggacgacgttacgctacgcttgacgagataaagacggcatcgaaggaggagctgaacaagataaaaaaaaatgattttttgaagtgcttcgaagattggaaaaaccggcacaagtgtataatatctcatggggattactttgaaggggacaaaatagatattcatgaataaataaataatttttgaaaaaacacaaaattcgcgatactttttgaacacacctcgtatctaTTATACGTTCTTTTTGTCTGACGAAAAATTGCATCATCTAGCGGGGGCATGAAAGATCTATCCCCACCACTAGAAGATCCCATAGATTATTCATATACATTTGCATCAGTGTGTGACACTCTAcattagaaatctcgatcgagcagAGAGAGACTTGCGCGCATATTTGCAGCGGCGTGTGCGAACCTGTTCATACGTGTTCAAGGCTAATGATACATCGTACGATTCATCTTCGATGTAATTCGATACCTTTGTGATGAGCCGTCGTCAAAACACACGACAAGGCCATGcctgcatcggcaaatataacttgcataaagaatattctatatctctcgaacggtaGGCTAGAAACTTACGAGACTTGAAATGTTATACGTAGTGGAATACTGTCTTCCAAGTGGATGCAGgaagaataacgaaaattaggtagaaaaaaataaaacaattaatataatataatataatataattgcaagcatagagtagcggcgtttgcttcacctacaatgtaatcatatatcttttgtcttcgatgtaatcgtatacctttgtgattagccgccgtcaaaatacgcgatgcgacggaggatgctctcgctgaGCGAGCCCTTCGTCAGTCGCAATTATACCGTCGTGCAATTGAgatcgcgagaaaaaaaaatggagcaGGAATTCGTTCCATATACCgttgtggtggacaccacaagTGGACAACGTGTgatatattacagaaattacaTTGTTGTGATGGACACCACAACGGGACAGCGTATGGTACACATAGTACCGTAcgattaaaaaactaataacagtgtggtggtggcggtggtggtggtggtggcggcggcggcagcggcggcggcggcggcggtggtagtGGTAAGttccttttttaaagaaatttttattttctctgtccGCTGATTTCGCGCGCTAGCGGcagcgggcgcgggcggcgggcggcgggcggcgggcgcgggcggcggcggcggcgggcccgcgAAAATTGCCCGCGGGCGGCGgtgggccccgcggaaatcgccgcggagaaccgccgcgaaatcgccgcggaaaaccgccatggaaaaccgccgcggaaaaccgccgcggaGGATCGCCGCggtattattataagaaaacatACAACATTAATACACGCTGGTTCTAACTACGGGGcttctctctctccccaacatcatcctcggcggtacataccgctctgccgcgcggcttacccccacctttcaatcccacctctagatcagtgggtgacaccacccactgcatcttgaggatcaccaTCCACTCCATGTATCATTTCccggaccgcgggctgactcccacgcgcgggtcagttcagcgggctgagccccacctcccaagttaggtctcgcgggtcaccacccacctcccatgtcagaccctgcgggtcaccacccacctcccacgtcagaccctgcgggtcaccacccactccgcggtacgtaccgcaggtactccccgcgcctacattcccccctcgcccctcaccccCCCCTCATTGCCCCATGGCTTTGAATCGGCATAGACTTACTACTAATCTTGTATTTCAGACTTATTATTACTTCTAAACTTTTcctttatatatagttttaacatttatttcagcAATAATTACGAATAGTAGGGTACTGAAAATTATGTCCAGTTTAGGTCCTTTTTAGGTCAATTTAGGTCCATTTTAGATCCTTTTTTGGATGTCTAGTGGACATCCGAGGCAGTAGAAAACGGACGTCCATAAGACGGCCATAGGACGTCCGTCGGACTTTATTCGGTTACCTAAAGGACGTCCCAATGTCCGAAGTcagacgtccaatggacgtccaCGTGCTATCTGGGAAATTCACTATCActgctcattttttttattagttataagCATTTTGTAAGCACTGAAAAGGAATAACATttcttaattacttattaattaattgaatcatATTTTACCTATAATGTTAGATGAGAAATATGTTATCTTTATATCTTTATGTACATTTCAATAGAAATAAAcctctataaataattttggttTATATATAGactttaatcaatatatttacataattatgcataccttacttaataattattctacCTATCTGTGTTCGTTACAGGTGAATcatcaaaatttgacaatatGTGAATGATCCAACATTTTTGTTCTTgtatcacttttaaaataactaaatattctACTGAAAAAGCAAACTATAAAttagcataataataaaaatacagagctaaaaaaataaaaataaattttgtaaatcacACTTACTAAATAAGATTGGGAGACCAAAAAAAATACAACTGTACAGAGATAGTTTAATGAGTAAGTTGTAGTTGATGTAGTTCGCTCGCTGCATGTAGGTTATTCTAATGCAATACTATTCTGCATCAAAGTAGtggaatttttttaagatacagGACTCGTCAATCTGTCGAGAAAAACATGTACGTTTGCAATAATTgtacccagatagcaaaatgGCAGCAGCTTGCCGTCAGTTTGCCAACAAATTTGATCACGAATTAACAGCAGATTTCAAACTGCTGCTTCCTCATTAAGCATAGTTTCTAACGGCACAATTTGTCAACATAAAACGACGATAGAAACGCAGCAATAATCGAGCATTATCTGCTGCAACGTCGTGACAACAAATACATAGTAAATATCGATCACAGTCTGCAATATCAGGAATTAACAGCAGAAAGACAACAAAAATACAGCATTAAATGATGCCACGTTATAAAAGCAGAACCGCGGCAAAGATGCAGCACGATATGTCTCATTAAGTACTGAGAGCaaaaatacagcaaaaatcGAGCACGACGTGCCGTCATGGCGTGACGGCGAAAACGCGGCAGATATGAAACGCGATCTGCTTTATCAGTTGTTGATTGCAAAACTGTTGCAGAAATCGAGCACAGTGTGCCGTCACGACATGACAGCTAAAACGCGACAGATATAGAACACGATTTGATTAATCAGTAATAGACGGCAAAATCGCAACAGATATCGACACAAGTTGCTGTCAGAAGTAATTGCAAAAATGAAGCAAAAATTGAGCAAGAAATGACGTATTAatagcttttaattaaaattttttaattaaaatttaaccttAATTAGGAATTagggaaataaatataaatgtttcttatGTGAAaggatttttatatgtatatatatatatatatatatatatatatatttatttatttatttatttatatattctcaaaaatatataaacataatttatttattacatttaatttgaataaaatatgcatCACAATAATCTTACCGACGAGATACGTATAATTATTACTGATGAGGTACATATTACAAAaacatattgcaataatataatattgtacaatatattacaataaccTATCTTAAGACAGGGGCcttattcttgaaaacatgcgaaTAATTTGTACATACGAAAATGGCAAAATAATCATTGGGAGAATGCCATTGAATAATTCCATTGGCTATTCTGCCACTTTGGTATACGAAAATTATTCGAATGTTTTCATGAATAGGGCCCCAGGGGCCCTATTCTTGAACAtatatcgcatacgaaaatgGCAGTTTCGTATACGACTTTAACAGTTGGTATTCATGAATGATTACTACGCGGTCGTATTCGAAAAATATCATGCGATTTACATCGTATGGGTCATGGCATTCGAAATAAAGATTCGTATGCGATAAATaaccaaaattttatataatagtaaaaatttcatataacaaTGGCGGTTTTAAGaaggttaattaattttaatgtaataaatgttttggaAAATGCAAACATTGTGTTTGAAAATAGAGAAAGATTTCAACGTAATGAtccatttgaattaaataatttggagTTTATGAGATTATTTCGTTTAAGTAAAGATATGGTACAAAGGGTAATTGACATAGTAGAGGAATATAGTGATCCAATTTCAAGAAGATCAGCATTAGATGCGGAACAAAAGGTAAAAGAAAAGCTgtataacatgtaataattaatatgttataaatattatacttcagatatattatttaggttttgtatttataacaacttttatttttataggtaTTTACTGCTCTTAGATTTTATGCAGTTGGAAGTTATCAGTTAGGTATTGGATGCAATGGATATATTGGAGTTAGTCAATCCTCTGTAAGTCGTTGTATTCGAGATGTAAACATAGTACTCAATCACCCCAATGTGTTTAACGAATGGGTTTATTTTCCGAGGAATTTAGAAGAGCTTACGACAATACGTAATGCgtacgaaaaattaattaaatttagttgttatttaaaattatttgcgttatttattttaatacggcatttatatattttatatagaatatggatttaaaattatttgagttattttaatatgGTATTTATAGATTTTACACAGAATATGGATTCCCAGGTGTCGTAGGATGTATAGACTGTACTCACGTGGCTATATTTCCACCCTCAAAGAACAATGAAATGTATCCAGAACATGTATATGTAAATCGAAAAGGATACCATTCCATAAATACACAGTTAgtaagtaatttaaatatataaaatataaaatatataaaataaagtatataaagtataaaaatgtaaattaaaatatataaaaaaatacataaaatatataaaatatataatataaaatatgtaaaatatgtaaaatatatatgtttatgtaaGATTCATATTATATCTATCAGTTGTAATGGAATTacatacaatttacaattattttatttgattatattattattttattatagatttgtgattcaagaatgaaaattttaaatgttaatgctCGATATCCTGGAAGTTGTCATGATAGTTTTATCTGGAATCATTGCAATGTTTTGCCAGTGATGCAAACTTTACATGCACGAGggcatgataatttttatttgataggtttgtatacattatacgttttattacatttatttaaatatttacatttataataaaaaatttattttatttgtacgttAGGTGATTCAGGTTACGCGCTAAGACCATGGCTTCTAACTCCACTGAATGATGTTCAACCGGCTACTCCAGAAGAACGTTATAATCAATGTTTTAAAAGAACACGCTCAATTATTGAAAGATGCAACGGATTATTAAAAATGCGCTTTCGTTGCTTGTTGAAACACCGTGTACTTCATTATACTCCAAACGTggcttctaaaattataaattcatgtGTAGTTCTGCACAATATGtgtgtagaaaataatttacctCTTCCAGATGATGATTATGATTTACATATGGATTTTGGTATGTGAATGAGAGACCAATGGAAGTTGAAGCTGCTGTAGGGCGTTTAAATCCTGATCTTACAAAAGCAAGAGTAATGCAACGCcgtataattagaaattttttcttaaattaaatataaatctatcaataatgcaataattatataacattttgtttaattttattttgcttataataatattttgtacacacATATAATGAACACATAAcacataatacatttaatattgcaCTATGTATTAACAACTTATGTATTAACAATTAGCAGTTATGTGCAGCTTTGGCACAACAATTTTGatcagtttaaaataaaaaataaacattaaaaaaaataaacattaataaacatttttcttttaaactaataacCTGTGTCTTCCAAATTTTCTACTTCTTTGTAAgttatattttcttgatttattgcaCAAAAAGTTTCAATAGCCGCAGCAATTCGTTCTTTTGCTATAACATCACGTTccataaatttaagttttttattataatattcttcacgCATCTTCATATCATTCTCCATATTTGTGCTTAGACATTTTGTATACGAAagagtattttcaaaatatcctTTTTTTGTAGTACGTTGCTGACTGTGAGATGTGTTTTGTCTGCATTTCTTAATAccttctaaaatataatttatttattaagtaatacaatatatttattatataaaaacaatttactatacaaaatattactatgtGTTACTGCTGTTGTTAtagttgattttatattttgattttttaattttgtgttgtttatatttgtatcttCATTGGCTTGTCCATTGACTGATTCATCTGATATGAAAACACAAGGCTCCACTGATTCTGTAAAAGatcaacatttttcattaaaaagttatttttgaaaaatatttgactttagaactagatataaatatactgacgtgatttagatattaatagCTCTTTGTTGCAATTAATTGATGACTTTACttgaacacatttttttgtatttaagtcaacatttcctacaaaataaataaaagttgatacaagaaatatcataaacatctaaaaataatacttgtaaaataaaaatttaaataacaaataagtaaataaaaaaatttacttttatacgtaatatcctttaatatattattatttattgatgcAGTTGATATATCTGAATTGTTCTCTTTAAAACCCAATGTATTTTCAATTTCGGTATTTTCAGTGTTttcaaaattctagaaaaagaaattaattttgtaaggcAAACTATTGTAAGATTTCCATCAAACTACAATTCAAATTCGTATTTCGCGCCCATGCTTAGACATCGACTATTGGGCCTAATGGTACGATCCCATATTGGACGGATACTTTTCGCGTATGGTGTAACCATATCCGTCCATGGAACCGCACCACAAGGCCAAAGGCGGTCATTCAAATAACCCGTCAGAGTTTTACACTatctaaaatcaattttttataaagtgtatCCTATACTCAGATATTTACAAATTCAGCAATAGATTCGTCAACTGTAGCATCACCGTATATAGTAGTAGGTCCAATCAAATTAGCTACATCGTTGTCTATCATTGTCATGTTTATTTCTAATGGTGGACCTCctccagttttttttaaacttcgaTTGATATCTGCTTTCTTTCCTTTTACTTTGTTTGTCATGTCATGCCAAGTCTataagattacaaaaaaaattagttgatcaaaagtaaagtttatcatataaaaactACACAGATTacgtttatgtattattttgtgtataatatgtattttatatatattttatgtattatttttattttataca harbors:
- the LOC120358975 gene encoding putative nuclease HARBI1 yields the protein MAVLRRLINFNVINVLENANIVFENRERFQRNDPFELNNLEFMRLFRLSKDMVQRVIDIVEEYSDPISRRSALDAEQKVFTALRFYAVGSYQLGIGCNGYIGVSQSSVSRCIRDVNIVLNHPNVFNEWVYFPRNLEELTTIRNAFYTEYGFPGVVGCIDCTHVAIFPPSKNNEMYPEHVYVNRKGYHSINTQLICDSRMKILNVNARYPGSCHDSFIWNHCNVLPVMQTLHARGHDNFYLIGDSGYALRPWLLTPLNDVQPATPEERYNQCFKRTRSIIERCNGLLKMRFRCLLKHRVLHYTPNVASKIINSCVVLHNMCVENNLPLPDDDYDLHMDFGM
- the LOC120358976 gene encoding uncharacterized protein LOC120358976 — its product is MPFLELKRWEQWRKTWHDMTNKVKGKKADINRSLKKTGGGPPLEINMTMIDNDVANLIGPTTIYGDATVDESIAEFNFENTENTEIENTLGFKENNSDISTASINNNILKDITYKRNVDLNTKKCVQVKSSINCNKELLISKSQSVEPCVFISDESVNGQANEDTNINNTKLKNQNIKSTITTAVTHKGIKKCRQNTSHSQQRTTKKGYFENTLSYTKCLSTNMENDMKMREEYYNKKLKFMERDVIAKERIAAAIETFCAINQENITYKEVENLEDTGY